From Chrysemys picta bellii isolate R12L10 chromosome 1, ASM1138683v2, whole genome shotgun sequence:
AAGTACTAATTCTTCCGGCAGAGTGCTCCATTAACAAGTGCTGTCAAAACAGTCGTCATCTTCTCACCATTCACAAAGTCACAGCTTTTCATCTGCTCTTTCTCCTAGGAACTGATGGGGTGgtggagaatgcagcgggtcgtattgaagggtgaactgtcaggttggagggaggttaccagtggagttccccaaggttcggttttgggacccattttatttaatctatttataactgacctcggaaccgattgcaggagtaggctggtaaagtttgcggatgatacgaaggtgggaggcgttgtaaattcggaagaggatagggatatcctgcagggagacttgaatgagcttgtgaattggagtgtcagaaataggatgaaatttaatagtgaaaagtgtaaggtgatgcatttggggatgaccaataacaattttagttacaagatggggacgcattggttagaagtaacggaagaggagaaggacctaggggtccttgtagaccgcaggatgactatgagtcgacagtgtgacgtggcggtgaaaaaagccaatgctgtcttgggatgcattaggcgaggtatatctagtagggataaggaggtcctgcttccgttgtacaaggcgctggtgagacctcatttggagtactgtgtgcagttctggtctcccatgtttaaaaaagatgaactcaaactggaacgggtgcagagaagggccactaggatgatcagaggaatggaaaacctgtcgtatgaaaggagactagaggagcttgggttgtttagtctgaccaagcgaaggctgaggggtgatatgattgctatctttaaatatattagagggattaatacaagggagggagatgaattattccagcttagtactaacgtggatacgagaacgaatggatataaactggccgtggggaagttcaggcttgaaattagacgaaggtttctgaccgttagaggggtgaaatattggaacggccttccgagggaaacggtgggggcgagggacttgtctggctttaagattaagttagataagtttatggagggaatggtttaatggtaaaacatagttgtcaagaaaaaccaagcaatggtaggtaaatagcataatggctaaaaggggtcaggatggagactcttgcctatatgctcggggtcttactgatcgccatatttggggtcgggaaggaattttcctccagggcagattggctgagcctctggaggtttttcgccttcctccgcagcatggggcagggatctctagcaggagggtctctgccgattgaagtcactaataacaggattggggacttcagcagcagagtccagggaaggggcggggatggttttatggcctgcagcgtgcagggggtcagaccagatgatcataatggtcccttctgaccttaaagtctatgagtctatgagcttgTAGCCACTGCTGCTCGATTACATTAGGGTAATTTCCTTTTGGGGCATAGAGTGGAGGTACCACATAACTCCACGCAGCCTGTGTACCAGACTTTCTTTTCAGGCATCATCCTCTCATAACTTCTTAAAGGACAGGTCCTTTCCACCTCCAGGTAGGAAGCCCTACAGCAAGACAGCAGGAAAGAGTGTTCTTGCTACTTCCTTGTCACCACTAAAGAAAGCACGAACATTTAGAACTGAACACATACATCAACAAGTTCAAATTCCATAGGGTGACTATTCTCATATTATCTGTATTAAAACAAATTGACTGACAGTCACAGCTGATCAGTGAATAAAGAATGTTGCTATAGCCAGGACCACATGCACTCTGTTGGTGTTTCTCTTGCTATACCGCTATGTTCTAGCATCTAAGCCTTAATTGTGAAGCaggttttaaatgaaagctatcTTCATAACAAGGAAGGGAAACAAGTGGAAGCTTGTTAAAACAGAAGCTTTAAAAATCCTTTATTTTTTGTCAATTTAGTAAATTAATACCAATAAATGCATCTAGAAAATCATAGATAACATTCTGCTGCATGAATCACAACTTGTTAATGAAAATTTAAGGAAACTTGTTACAAACCCTCAAAATAATTTCACTATTTTATCTTATTTACAAAGCAAAAAGCAATGTCCAGAGCAATATGGTTGGTACCTGTTGTGCTGGATGAGTAGAATACAACAGGAGAGTTGTGGCTGTCAAGAATTCATCATGGGAAGGTTTCCTGTAACATGGGCTATAAAACACCTCAGCAGGTGGATGCCAGAATACTCTATGGAACTGTAGAAACAAAGATTTACATGTTCAGGTCCTTGCTTCCTTTAAATGCAGgtgcctaagggtacgtctacactttccggagggtccggcggcaggcaatcgatgttctgggatcgatcccggaagtgcttgccatcgacgccggtactccagctcggtgagaggagtacgcggcatcaacgggggagcctccctgccgcgtctggacccgcggtaagttcggactaaggtacttcgaattcagctacgttattaacgtagctgaatttgcgtaccttagtccgaagtggggcgttagtggggaccaggccttattcTGCAAAGCTGCCACCGTCCCTTGGAGTAACAGGTAACTTCAAAGTCAGCCAATTGTTtctgatacattttaaaacatcaaTAATTTAGTCCCACAACAATCAGGAAATGTATAGTTCCTGCACCAACTTTAACTCTATCACTGCACAATCACAGAGTGGAATCAGCAAAAAATGTTATGGTACATCACAGATTCCCTTCACTTAGCTTTGTGTGTAGAAGGAAGTACTTGTCTTTCTGGTGCAAAAATGCAGCTTCACAAGAGTTTGAAATTACAGCTCAGTGGTGCCCTAAACATTTTCTATCCAATGAAATTAGGTGTTAATTCTTCCATTTAGTTTACTACTGCACTAATAACAGAGTTGCTACACTCTGCAGCTGAGGTTTAGAGTTCAGCAACCCTTAGTACAAGTTTAACAACTTCACAAGACATGTTCAAAATAAAGTgatgtttaatatttttactagggctctctgctgagattttttttaaacaaggaaaaaatgtTACATAGGATTTTCCCCAGTTACACACACCACTTAATTTAAATGTCACGGGTCAAATTCtggcctattgacttcaatgtcctAGGATTTCATTTATGTTTCTCCATAAAGGAGCTACATTTGAACTTTTATCAGGTATAACATGCTCAGCAATGGAAGCTTGGCTGTGGCTCGTCACTTAATTCAGGATCTCATTATAAAGGGACATTATCATGACAGTTACAAACTGGTGTACTCCTTTACACGTTATCTTACAAAATCCAGTGCTGATCTCCCCAAATTGACAATTGCTCACTGCTCAAtatcaaataaaaaaatcccaagCCCATGAGATAAGGGCGCAGCGACCCCAGAGAGGAGATATGATACTAAAAGCACAGGTTTTGGGTAGTCACTTATACCCATACCAAGTGGCTGTAGAACATTACCCCATGCTGATTTTTGGTAGCCTTTTGCACCAATGTAAGTGACTTCACAAATGCAGAGCAATGGATATCTGGGTTCTATCTCAAGCTCTGCTACGGCTTTTCTGTGTgtccttggccaagtcacttaggagcctacATAGCTTTGTGGCTCTAGGCCTTAGcatagttctactctgaaaactgacacTGTAAAAGCAGCATTTTGAGGTCCCATGTTTGACACGCTCAAGATCAACCTTGCTCTATTTACACAAAGATTTTTTAAATTGCCAGTGTCTCACCCCAGAAacagagtcaagctgggttctttccaaCACATCCACCCCCCGTACAAGATTCTATATGCCAAATTCCATTCAGTTACATTTGTACCATGCAGCTCGGTTCAGTGAGGTGGTacagatgtaaccaagggcagagctgggcctgaAATCAGAAACTGGTTACCTGTTCTGCTAATGCTAGATCCAAAACAGaacccagctccctctcccagttgtacaggctctgcagggctaaccGGAATAAGAACATTGAAGTTAAAGTTACACACAGGCAGCCGAGCCGTTACGTAAGATGCCATTTTTATCTTGCtctttttcagagtagaactgcacgTTACCTCTCTGCCTATTCCCCCATCTGCAGAGGGGATACTTTGTATACAGTCTTAGCGCAAAGTAGCCTTAATTTGTATTGGGCAGCATAACTACAAGTACTATCCTTGGTATGCCTAAGAATGCCACAACCATTTCAAACCTGGTCCCAAGCTATTGCCCATACGTGGTCTGTTTAAAATGAGTGCGGTAGTCGCAGACAGGCATTCACACCACAAAACCCACCATCATATGTTGTGCCTCTGCTGCCAGTCTCATCTGAAAGACCAAACGAGGAATGGGCCTTGAAAGCTGAACTCTCCTCTCACCTCTTTAGGAGGTTCTCCCTCAGATAGGATGGGATCAGCATGAGGGTAACTTGCCCTGACACTGCCCATTGTACCTGTTCTGGGCATAAACAGGAGTTCGGTCTCCCAAACTGTCATACCTTTCAGTGAGTTTGGTATTTTTcaggtgcttaaaattaagaCATCAGTAGAAGTGAGCTTTACCTGACTGGGAAGAGTTGAGGAAAGCACCCCTGAGTGTGTTTCTCTGCGAAGTCTTGGATCTCCAGGACATTTTTAATCAACAGTCCCTTGGGAGCTTTGTCGATTTTGGTTAACACAAACTGCACAAATCCATAAAGAGAAGAtttagggagcagggggggaagaATGTTGCTTTACTGTAAACCTGGAAATGTTTGCCAAGATGTATCACCCTCCCACCACTTTCAAACTGCTCCATGTCCTATCTAAATGGGATACTAGGACATGAACGCTGAGCACCCAGCCTAttaaaatcaggcctctttaagggGTGTCAAAGTAGGCACCAAAAATAAGGTCAATTTTGAAAATTCAGACCTAAAAAAGACAGATTTTCAGGCCTCCCTATACAGTACgaataaaaaaaaagggggggcggggACAATTTTTTTCCCTGTGCAGATCACCTTTAACTCACTGCTAGAGCTCTACTGCTGAGGCTCGTCTAGCTGAAGGTACAAAATGTTTAGAGAATGCCCTTGAGCCTGGccaatttacatttttattttggttCGTGTTTTAAAGAGAAAGTATAACTTACAACGTAAGGGATCCCAAACTCTTCCAACATTTCTATGGCAATGTGGTCTGCTTTCTGAAATCCTACCAAGCTGTCCACTAATAAGAACGTCCTCTTCAAGCTAACAAAGATACAGATAGTAACACAAGTGAGGGGCAATGCAACAATGGTTGTTTCTACGTTAACTAGCAAGAGAACTGAGACGCTACCTCATAGGATTTGGAGATGGGAAAAGAGAATTAGTCTTATCTAGTTCATCCTGAGAGGAGTCAATACAGGATAGCACCTAAGGGGAATATTTTCCAGTGCTTTGATCCATCCAAGCTTCAAAACAGGACTCAAACAATGGTAATGCCACCACTTCACTCTGGAAGCTATACCGTGGTCTAATACATTCCACCCCATTGTTGGTAATGCCTTCTTGATATCTACACTTAACTCCTCCACCTTTTTATAATCTCCGCAAACATCCCACTGTTCTGATGCACTGTGAGATTGCAGGTAAAACACGACAACATGCAATGGCTCTCTTACTTCTGACGTTCTTGTAAATAGGCCTCCACCATGTCAGCAAAGTCTTGCGGGGCTCGGTAGCCATAGCCTGGCATGTCCACCAACGTAAAGTATTTCCCCACTTTGAAGAAATTCATTTTCTTTGTGTGGCCCTGGAGAGAGAAAGGTTGGGCTTTATTAAATATTACTAAATGACCATGGGATTATTTAAAAGGTACTTTATGCCCAACATTAAAAATCTGAGCTGAATATGGACAAGAACCAAGAATCCGATGGGCCTAGAAGACTGGAAAGTGTTTTAGATTCATTAGAAACTCTGAATAGACTTTGTAATGTATCCTGGGTAACTGACAAGCTGACTGAATGAGGGAAGCACTTCATGGTTTAGTAGAAACAGGATACCATCCCGACTGATACACAAGCTTAAGTTTGTCTAAATGTGACTACACAAATCTATGTAGTTGAGGAGGGAGATGCTGTATGAGCGCACGTAGGAGAGTCCAGTAGGCACATGATGTA
This genomic window contains:
- the GTPBP8 gene encoding GTP-binding protein 8 isoform X3 translates to MLQLQRMRRLAGANCLLRRHSATWRSSTKNASFSEVLQLEDKKLTGVVFPLQGLEKYLASNVNTASFRTFNPGLDDIHRAEVLFKPSGRHTIDYFSSAVRMDHAPQLSQPEGHTKKMNFFKVGKYFTLVDMPGYGYRAPQDFADMVEAYLQERQNLKRTFLLVDSLVGFQKADHIAIEMLEEFGIPYVFVLTKIDKAPKGLLIKNVLEIQDFAEKHTQGCFPQLFPVSSIEYSGIHLLRCFIAHVTGNLPMMNS
- the GTPBP8 gene encoding GTP-binding protein 8 isoform X1 yields the protein MLQLQRMRRLAGANCLLRRHSATWRSSTKNASFSEVLQLEDKKLTGVVFPLQGLEKYLASNVNTASFRTFNPGLDDIHRAEVLFKPSGRHTIDYFSSAVRMDHAPQLSQPEVCFVGRSNVGKSSLIKALFSLAPDVEVRVSKTPGHTKKMNFFKVGKYFTLVDMPGYGYRAPQDFADMVEAYLQERQNLKRTFLLVDSLVGFQKADHIAIEMLEEFGIPYVFVLTKIDKAPKGLLIKNVLEIQDFAEKHTQGCFPQLFPVSSIEYSGIHLLRCFIAHVTGNLPMMNS
- the GTPBP8 gene encoding GTP-binding protein 8 isoform X2 — translated: MLQLQRMRRLAGANCLLRRHSATWRSSTKNASFSEVLQLEDKKLTGVVFPLQGLEKYLASNVNTASFRTFNPGLDDIHRAEVCFVGRSNVGKSSLIKALFSLAPDVEVRVSKTPGHTKKMNFFKVGKYFTLVDMPGYGYRAPQDFADMVEAYLQERQNLKRTFLLVDSLVGFQKADHIAIEMLEEFGIPYVFVLTKIDKAPKGLLIKNVLEIQDFAEKHTQGCFPQLFPVSSIEYSGIHLLRCFIAHVTGNLPMMNS